A genomic region of Mesorhizobium sp. NZP2077 contains the following coding sequences:
- a CDS encoding PaaI family thioesterase yields the protein MPAQTNLKPVLTAAQVNALMATVFPQLNESSAAYEAIDVFSGGCIVRLNADKRHLRPGGTVSGPALFTLADIGGYVCVLSHAGPDALSVTTNLNINFVRKAEAGPIDGHCSILKLGKSLMVFDIDIVAGPDGHTIAHATGTYSIPPKRP from the coding sequence ATGCCCGCGCAGACCAACCTCAAGCCGGTGCTGACGGCAGCGCAAGTCAATGCCCTGATGGCGACTGTGTTTCCGCAACTCAACGAGAGTTCCGCTGCCTATGAGGCGATCGACGTGTTTTCCGGGGGCTGCATCGTACGGCTCAATGCCGATAAGCGGCATCTGCGTCCCGGCGGAACGGTGTCGGGCCCAGCCCTGTTCACGCTGGCCGACATTGGCGGCTATGTCTGCGTGCTCAGCCATGCCGGCCCTGATGCGCTTTCGGTCACCACCAACCTCAATATCAACTTCGTCCGCAAGGCCGAGGCCGGCCCGATCGACGGCCATTGCAGCATCCTGAAGCTGGGAAAGAGCCTGATGGTGTTCGACATCGACATCGTCGCCGGCCCGGACGGGCACACGATCGCGCATGCGACAGGCACCTATTCGATCCCGCCGAAGCGGCCATAA
- a CDS encoding CoA-binding protein yields the protein MNHDSYDNTYIGGILNSVKTIAMVGASANDVRPSYFVLKYLLAKGFSVVPINPGQAGKEILGQMTYASLADVPGPIDMVDIFRAATAVPGVVDEVLRLDPLPKVIWMQLGVRHDDAAARAEAAGIKVVMNRCPKIEYGKLSGEIGWTGVNSGVLSSKKPLMRQGFQSFGVRQK from the coding sequence ATGAACCACGATAGTTACGACAACACCTACATCGGCGGCATCCTCAATTCGGTGAAGACCATCGCCATGGTCGGTGCGTCCGCCAATGACGTCAGGCCAAGCTATTTCGTATTGAAATATCTTTTGGCCAAGGGCTTTTCCGTGGTTCCGATCAATCCTGGCCAGGCCGGCAAGGAAATCCTCGGCCAGATGACCTATGCCAGCCTCGCCGATGTTCCCGGGCCGATCGATATGGTGGACATTTTTCGCGCCGCGACGGCAGTGCCCGGCGTTGTCGACGAGGTGTTACGGCTCGATCCCTTGCCGAAAGTCATCTGGATGCAGCTTGGCGTGCGCCATGACGACGCGGCCGCGCGTGCCGAGGCAGCCGGCATCAAGGTGGTGATGAACCGCTGCCCAAAGATCGAATATGGCAAACTGTCCGGCGAGATCGGCTGGACCGGTGTCAATTCCGGCGTCCTGTCGTCAAAGAAGCCGCTGATGCGCCAGGGTTTTCAGAGTTTTGGCGTGCGGCAGAAATAG
- a CDS encoding O-acetylhomoserine aminocarboxypropyltransferase — protein MTRSPGFNTLAVHAGAKPDPATGARATPIYQTTSFVFDDADHAASLFGLKAFGNIYTRIMNPTQAVLEERVAALEGGTAALAVASGHAAQVIVFHNLMQPGDNFVAANKLYGGSINQFGHAFKNYGWEVRWADTNDISTFENQIDDKTKAIFIESLANPGGTFVDIEKIADIARKHGLPLIVDNTLASPYLIRPIEHGADIVVHSLTKFIGGHGNSIGGAIVDGGTFDWSKSGKYPMLSEPRPEYGGLVLHETFGNFAFAIAARVLGLRDLGPAISPFNAFLILTGLETLPLRMQRHCDNAVTVAAWLSNHPKVSSVNYPGLPSDKNNALQKKYSPLGAGAVFTFALKGGYDAGVKFVEALELFSHLANVGDTKSLVIHPASTTHRQLSDEQKVKAGAGPDTVRLSIGIEDVNDIVADLEQALAKV, from the coding sequence GTGACCCGTTCGCCCGGTTTCAACACGCTCGCCGTCCATGCCGGCGCCAAGCCCGACCCGGCCACCGGCGCGCGCGCCACGCCGATCTATCAGACGACCTCCTTCGTCTTTGACGATGCCGATCACGCCGCCTCGCTGTTCGGGCTGAAGGCGTTCGGCAACATCTACACCCGTATCATGAACCCGACCCAGGCGGTGCTCGAAGAGCGCGTTGCGGCTCTCGAAGGCGGCACGGCTGCCCTTGCAGTCGCATCCGGCCACGCCGCGCAGGTGATCGTGTTCCACAATCTGATGCAGCCGGGCGACAATTTCGTCGCCGCCAACAAGCTCTATGGCGGCTCGATCAACCAGTTCGGCCACGCCTTCAAGAATTATGGCTGGGAGGTGCGCTGGGCTGACACCAACGACATCTCGACCTTCGAGAACCAGATCGATGACAAGACCAAGGCGATCTTCATCGAGAGCCTGGCCAATCCGGGCGGCACCTTTGTCGATATCGAAAAGATCGCCGACATCGCGCGTAAGCACGGATTGCCGCTGATCGTCGACAACACGCTGGCCTCGCCCTATTTGATTCGGCCGATCGAGCACGGCGCCGATATCGTCGTCCATTCGCTGACCAAATTCATCGGCGGTCACGGCAATTCGATCGGTGGTGCCATCGTTGATGGCGGCACCTTCGACTGGTCGAAATCGGGCAAATACCCGATGCTGTCGGAACCGCGCCCCGAATATGGCGGCTTGGTGCTTCACGAAACCTTCGGTAATTTCGCTTTCGCCATTGCCGCGCGCGTGCTCGGCCTGCGCGATCTTGGCCCGGCGATCTCGCCCTTCAACGCCTTCCTCATCCTGACTGGCCTCGAAACCTTGCCGCTGCGCATGCAGCGTCACTGCGACAACGCCGTGACGGTTGCCGCCTGGTTGTCCAACCATCCCAAGGTGTCCTCGGTGAACTATCCTGGCCTGCCAAGCGACAAGAACAATGCGCTGCAGAAGAAGTACTCGCCACTTGGCGCCGGCGCCGTGTTCACCTTCGCCCTCAAGGGCGGCTATGACGCCGGCGTCAAGTTCGTCGAGGCACTGGAACTGTTCTCGCATCTGGCCAATGTCGGTGACACCAAATCGCTGGTCATTCACCCCGCCTCGACCACGCATCGCCAGCTGTCCGACGAGCAGAAGGTCAAGGCTGGTGCAGGACCGGACACCGTGCGGCTTTCCATCGGCATCGAGGATGTCAACGACATCGTCGCAGACCTCGAACAGGCGCTCGCCAAGGTGTGA
- a CDS encoding MFS transporter codes for MVFKPRAAYAATVAATSLGFVVVQLDVSIVNVALNRIGAALSMGIGGLQWVVDAYTLAFASLLLAGGALGDRIGARRVFVGGMALFSIASLVCGLAQSPWVLIAARAVQGAGAALLMPCSLALLNRAHASDKPRRARAVGLWTAAGGIALSAGPVLGGFMVASLGWASIFLVNLPIGALAIWMAYRFLEETPPKAEKPPIDWAGQGLVVLTLFSLTGAFIETGSSGWISLPVIGGLILAVVAGSLFLLVESRSKAPMFPLKLFASRIPAVTSLVGLAVNLTLYGTIFMLSLYFQKEGHFSPEMTGLAFLPFMAAVTVSNVAAGRIAATYGSRLPMAIGLLLGAVGFGLMALIQADTSYLSLLWRLLFLPIGIGLAVPAMTTALLSSVPTAMSGTASGVLNTVRQSGGAIGVALFGSALSLGTIQGMQIAFLASALAAAFAAVCAFLFIRDADHSA; via the coding sequence ATGGTTTTCAAGCCCCGCGCCGCCTATGCCGCCACCGTCGCCGCGACCAGTCTTGGTTTCGTGGTGGTGCAACTCGATGTCTCCATCGTCAATGTCGCGCTGAACAGGATCGGCGCGGCGCTGTCGATGGGCATAGGCGGCCTGCAATGGGTCGTCGATGCCTACACGCTGGCCTTCGCCTCGCTGCTGCTCGCCGGCGGCGCGCTCGGCGACAGGATCGGCGCCCGCCGTGTGTTCGTCGGCGGCATGGCATTGTTCAGCATTGCGTCGCTGGTCTGCGGCCTGGCGCAGAGCCCTTGGGTGCTGATTGCGGCGCGCGCCGTGCAAGGCGCGGGCGCGGCCTTGCTGATGCCGTGTTCGCTGGCGCTGCTCAACCGCGCCCATGCGTCCGACAAGCCACGCCGGGCGCGCGCCGTCGGCTTGTGGACGGCGGCGGGCGGCATCGCGCTGTCGGCCGGGCCGGTGCTTGGCGGCTTCATGGTCGCGTCGCTCGGCTGGGCCAGCATTTTTCTGGTCAACCTGCCCATCGGCGCTCTCGCCATCTGGATGGCCTACCGGTTCCTGGAGGAAACGCCTCCCAAAGCCGAGAAGCCGCCGATCGACTGGGCCGGGCAGGGGCTTGTCGTGCTGACGCTGTTTTCGCTGACCGGCGCCTTCATCGAAACCGGATCGTCGGGCTGGATTTCCTTGCCGGTCATTGGCGGATTGATCCTGGCGGTGGTGGCTGGAAGCCTGTTCCTGTTGGTCGAGAGCCGGAGCAAGGCGCCAATGTTTCCGCTAAAGCTGTTTGCCAGCCGCATCCCGGCGGTGACGAGCCTCGTCGGATTGGCGGTCAACCTGACGCTCTACGGCACGATCTTCATGCTCAGCCTCTACTTCCAGAAGGAAGGGCATTTTTCGCCTGAAATGACCGGGCTCGCCTTCCTGCCCTTCATGGCGGCGGTCACGGTGTCGAATGTCGCCGCCGGACGCATCGCAGCAACCTATGGCTCACGCTTGCCGATGGCGATCGGCCTGCTTCTTGGTGCGGTCGGTTTCGGCCTGATGGCGCTGATCCAGGCCGATACGTCCTACCTGTCGCTGCTGTGGCGGCTGCTGTTCCTGCCGATCGGCATCGGTCTCGCCGTGCCCGCCATGACCACGGCGCTGTTGTCGTCCGTGCCGACGGCGATGTCGGGAACAGCCTCGGGCGTGCTCAATACAGTGCGCCAGTCGGGCGGAGCGATCGGCGTCGCGCTGTTCGGCTCCGCTTTGTCGCTGGGCACGATCCAGGGCATGCAGATTGCTTTCCTCGCCTCCGCGCTCGCGGCGGCGTTCGCGGCAGTCTGCGCCTTCCTGTTCATCCGCGACGCCGACCATTCCGCCTGA
- a CDS encoding cupin domain-containing protein has product MTAFLAVDTKAVEPESGAPAPDRLITGDPKFRTWNVEERDGGLYAGIWESTPGKWRIVYDEWEFCHILSGVSVIAEDGGQARTVKSGDSFVLRPGFKGSWEVLETTRKEYVIKL; this is encoded by the coding sequence ATGACCGCGTTTCTTGCAGTCGATACCAAAGCCGTCGAACCGGAATCTGGCGCGCCGGCGCCGGATCGCCTGATCACGGGCGATCCGAAATTCCGCACCTGGAATGTCGAGGAGCGGGACGGCGGCCTTTATGCCGGCATCTGGGAATCGACTCCCGGCAAGTGGCGCATCGTCTACGACGAATGGGAGTTCTGCCATATCCTGTCCGGCGTTTCGGTGATCGCGGAGGACGGTGGGCAAGCGCGCACCGTCAAGTCCGGCGACAGTTTCGTGCTGAGGCCGGGCTTCAAGGGCAGCTGGGAAGTGCTTGAAACGACTCGCAAGGAGTATGTAATCAAGCTGTGA
- a CDS encoding VOC family protein, giving the protein MEPRISIITIATDDLDRAVRFYEAMGLKRHAGITDGVAFFQMGGAILGLFPRASAEEDAGLAFAKAPSAVYLAYNTRSDAEVDEVLAMAEKAGGRIVKPAGRAFWGGWYGYFADADGHVWEVAHNPAFPIAEDGTISLPG; this is encoded by the coding sequence GTGGAACCGCGCATCTCCATCATCACGATCGCGACGGACGATCTTGACCGTGCTGTGCGCTTCTACGAAGCGATGGGCCTGAAACGCCATGCCGGCATCACCGACGGTGTCGCTTTCTTCCAGATGGGCGGTGCCATTCTTGGCCTGTTTCCGCGCGCCAGCGCCGAGGAGGATGCGGGGCTCGCCTTCGCCAAGGCGCCGTCCGCCGTCTATCTCGCCTACAACACCCGCTCCGACGCCGAAGTCGATGAGGTGCTCGCCATGGCGGAAAAGGCCGGCGGCCGCATCGTCAAGCCGGCCGGTCGCGCCTTCTGGGGCGGCTGGTATGGCTATTTCGCCGACGCCGACGGCCATGTCTGGGAAGTGGCGCACAATCCGGCCTTTCCGATCGCGGAAGACGGCACGATTTCGCTGCCTGGGTGA
- the rplM gene encoding 50S ribosomal protein L13: MTTFSQKPADVVKKWILIDAEGLVVGRLATVIANHLRGKHKPTFTPHVDDGDNVIVINADKVVFTGKKFTDKVYYWHTGHPGGIKERTARQLLEGRFPERVVEKAVERMVPRGPLGRRQMKNLRVYAGAEHPHVAQQPEVLDVAKLNSKNKKVA; encoded by the coding sequence ATGACAACCTTTTCGCAGAAGCCTGCGGATGTGGTGAAGAAGTGGATCCTGATCGACGCCGAAGGTCTCGTCGTTGGTCGTCTCGCCACTGTCATCGCCAATCATCTTCGCGGCAAGCACAAGCCGACCTTCACCCCGCATGTCGACGACGGCGACAACGTCATCGTCATCAATGCCGACAAGGTGGTGTTCACCGGCAAGAAGTTCACCGACAAGGTCTATTACTGGCACACCGGCCACCCCGGTGGCATCAAGGAGCGCACCGCGCGCCAGCTGCTCGAGGGCCGTTTCCCCGAGCGTGTCGTCGAGAAGGCCGTTGAGCGCATGGTCCCGCGTGGTCCGCTCGGCCGTCGCCAGATGAAGAACCTGCGTGTCTATGCAGGCGCCGAGCATCCGCATGTCGCCCAGCAGCCAGAAGTCCTCGACGTGGCCAAGCTGAATTCCAAGAACAAGAAGGTCGCATAA
- a CDS encoding glycerophosphodiester phosphodiesterase family protein translates to MRTVWLSLLFSTALAAVSGQALAGESHARQILDRFEHANQWRDHVMVAAHRAGSMQAGKTLYAENSLAAVEGSIAMGAEIVEVDIRRSKDNEFVVMHDSWLDRTTTCKGEVVKYTLAELKACRLVVEGTHAVTDERVSTLREMLLATRDRILINLDNKLEVGDLPGMIAVARDLGMADQVIVKENLWNQNRITTVKSAMAAIGGGFQFMPIIADDAVHDAGFAETVDHPFAPRAIELINWRAGAETLTATGGPLFSTRMRAAAVRGNWHIWADTYAIVNKPGGFLAGGRGDELAVQASLPREAWGFWVDRGATIIQTDEPKAAIDWLAANGYRVPYAETSERVEPAATASIN, encoded by the coding sequence ATGCGGACCGTCTGGCTGAGCCTTCTGTTTTCCACGGCCCTTGCGGCTGTCTCGGGTCAGGCCCTGGCCGGCGAAAGCCACGCCAGGCAGATCCTCGACCGCTTCGAGCATGCCAATCAATGGCGCGACCATGTCATGGTGGCCGCGCACCGGGCCGGCAGCATGCAGGCCGGCAAGACGCTCTATGCGGAAAACTCGCTTGCCGCCGTCGAAGGCTCGATCGCCATGGGCGCCGAGATCGTCGAGGTCGACATCAGGCGCTCGAAGGACAATGAATTCGTCGTCATGCATGACAGCTGGCTCGACCGCACCACGACCTGCAAGGGCGAGGTGGTGAAGTATACGCTGGCTGAACTGAAGGCCTGCAGGCTGGTGGTCGAGGGCACGCACGCCGTCACCGACGAGAGGGTCTCGACGCTGCGCGAGATGTTGCTGGCGACCAGGGACCGGATCCTCATCAATCTCGACAACAAGCTCGAAGTCGGCGACCTCCCGGGCATGATCGCCGTGGCGCGCGATCTCGGCATGGCCGACCAGGTCATCGTCAAGGAGAACCTCTGGAACCAGAACCGGATCACCACGGTCAAATCGGCCATGGCTGCCATCGGCGGCGGCTTCCAGTTCATGCCGATCATCGCCGACGACGCGGTGCATGATGCCGGTTTCGCCGAGACGGTCGACCACCCTTTTGCGCCGCGCGCCATCGAACTGATCAACTGGCGGGCGGGCGCCGAGACGCTGACCGCAACCGGCGGACCGCTGTTCAGCACGCGCATGCGCGCGGCGGCGGTGCGGGGCAACTGGCACATCTGGGCCGACACCTACGCCATCGTCAACAAGCCGGGCGGTTTTCTGGCCGGCGGTCGCGGCGACGAGCTGGCGGTGCAGGCCAGCCTGCCGCGCGAAGCCTGGGGTTTCTGGGTCGATCGTGGCGCCACCATCATCCAGACCGACGAACCGAAGGCGGCCATCGACTGGCTGGCAGCGAACGGCTATCGCGTGCCTTATGCCGAGACGAGCGAACGCGTTGAGCCCGCCGCGACCGCCAGCATCAATTGA
- a CDS encoding cytochrome P450: MTKLTLPYIAFDPATRQLRLDPHEPAFFLNPYKAYAFLHGISNAFYWEEFGFWCFGGFDDVNRLLRDRRFGRQNPAGIPDSRGIGRDRSHLKAFDGIEANSMLELEPPVHTRLRTLVNRAFVSRQVERLRPRVEVLANELIDRFDPTGPVDLLPAFAAPLPITIIAEMLGVPVEMGPQLLDWSHQMVAMYIHGRTRETEETANRAASEFADFLRGYVTERRNNPGDDLLSLLISAQEDGQKLSEDEMVSSAILLLNAGHEATVHQTGNAVRSILAQDGDPRRFFTSAEATAATVEECLRFDAPLHMFTRYAYQEIEIAPGTVVQPGQTIGLLLGMANHDPRAFAEPQAFRPDRIDQKNVSFGAGIHFCIGAPLARLELQVSLKTLFERHPQLHLAEQPRFRDTYHFHGLETLAVGF; this comes from the coding sequence ATGACCAAATTGACACTCCCTTACATCGCCTTTGATCCAGCCACCCGCCAGCTGCGGCTCGACCCGCACGAGCCTGCATTCTTCCTCAACCCGTACAAGGCTTATGCGTTCCTGCATGGCATCTCGAACGCGTTTTACTGGGAGGAATTCGGCTTCTGGTGCTTTGGCGGCTTCGACGATGTCAACCGGCTGCTGCGCGACCGCCGCTTCGGCCGCCAGAACCCGGCCGGCATTCCCGACAGTCGCGGCATCGGTCGGGACCGAAGCCATCTCAAGGCGTTCGACGGCATCGAAGCCAATTCCATGCTCGAGCTGGAACCACCGGTGCACACGCGGCTGAGGACACTGGTCAACCGTGCCTTCGTCTCGCGCCAGGTCGAACGACTGCGGCCGCGTGTCGAAGTGCTCGCCAACGAGTTGATCGACCGCTTTGATCCGACCGGCCCCGTCGACCTTTTGCCCGCCTTCGCGGCGCCCTTGCCGATCACCATCATCGCCGAAATGCTTGGCGTGCCGGTCGAGATGGGGCCGCAACTGCTCGACTGGTCACATCAGATGGTCGCCATGTACATCCATGGCCGCACGCGTGAAACCGAAGAGACGGCCAATCGCGCCGCGAGCGAATTTGCCGATTTCCTGCGTGGCTACGTCACCGAGCGCCGCAACAACCCCGGCGACGACCTGCTGTCGCTGCTGATTTCGGCGCAGGAGGACGGCCAGAAACTGTCCGAGGATGAGATGGTGTCCTCGGCCATCCTGCTGCTCAATGCCGGCCATGAAGCGACCGTACACCAGACCGGCAACGCGGTGCGCTCGATCCTGGCGCAAGACGGCGATCCGCGACGCTTCTTCACCTCGGCGGAAGCGACCGCGGCAACGGTCGAGGAATGCCTGCGCTTCGACGCGCCGCTGCACATGTTCACCCGCTACGCCTACCAGGAGATCGAAATTGCGCCCGGCACCGTCGTGCAGCCGGGCCAGACGATCGGGCTTTTGCTCGGCATGGCCAATCATGATCCGCGCGCCTTTGCCGAACCGCAGGCCTTCCGGCCGGATCGGATCGACCAGAAGAACGTGTCCTTCGGTGCCGGCATCCATTTCTGCATCGGCGCGCCGCTTGCGCGGCTCGAACTGCAGGTGTCTCTGAAGACTTTGTTCGAACGGCACCCGCAACTGCATCTTGCCGAACAGCCCCGCTTCCGCGACACTTACCACTTCCATGGGCTGGAAACGCTCGCCGTCGGCTTCTGA
- a CDS encoding enoyl-CoA hydratase, with translation MAEILAIKPAAVEGPVVAQLGKGVLRLTIANPPANALSLAVMAALTAELERAKADKAVRVIVLSAAGKVFCAGHDLKEMTARRADADRGKAFFEETFAACAALMQAIVRYPLPVIAEVDGLATAAGLQLVASCDLAIASHEATFCTPGVNIGLFCSTPMVALSRNVSRKQAMEMLLTGETIDAATAKDFGLVNRVVPREYLNQIVTKYAQTIASKSSLVVKTGKEAFYAQAEMGLADAYAYTGRIMVENMLARDADEGIGAFIGKRKPEWTDE, from the coding sequence ATGGCCGAAATCCTTGCCATCAAGCCTGCTGCAGTTGAAGGTCCGGTTGTCGCACAACTGGGCAAGGGCGTGCTGCGCCTGACGATCGCCAATCCACCCGCCAACGCTTTGTCGTTGGCGGTGATGGCGGCTCTGACGGCGGAACTAGAACGCGCCAAGGCCGACAAGGCTGTTCGAGTGATCGTGCTGTCGGCGGCGGGAAAAGTGTTCTGCGCCGGCCATGATCTCAAGGAGATGACCGCGCGGCGTGCCGATGCCGATCGCGGCAAGGCCTTCTTCGAAGAGACTTTTGCCGCTTGCGCCGCGCTGATGCAGGCGATCGTGCGCTATCCATTGCCGGTGATTGCCGAAGTCGACGGCCTGGCGACTGCCGCCGGGCTGCAATTGGTCGCGAGTTGCGACCTGGCGATCGCTTCGCATGAGGCGACCTTCTGTACGCCGGGCGTCAATATCGGCCTGTTCTGCTCGACGCCAATGGTGGCGCTGTCGCGCAACGTCTCGCGCAAGCAGGCGATGGAGATGCTCCTGACCGGCGAGACGATCGATGCGGCAACCGCCAAGGACTTCGGCCTGGTCAACCGTGTCGTGCCGCGCGAATACCTGAATCAGATCGTCACCAAATACGCGCAAACCATTGCTTCCAAATCATCCTTGGTGGTCAAGACCGGCAAGGAAGCATTTTACGCGCAGGCCGAAATGGGGCTGGCGGATGCCTATGCCTATACCGGCCGCATCATGGTCGAGAACATGCTGGCGCGCGATGCGGATGAGGGCATCGGCGCCTTCATCGGCAAGCGCAAGCCGGAATGGACTGACGAGTAA
- the rpsI gene encoding 30S ribosomal protein S9, which yields MAELSSLAELGAATGNTNTQPAAPVHVQKLDKSGRAYATGKRKNAIARVWVKPGSGKIVVNDKEFATYFARPVLQMILNQPIIASNRAGQYDIVATVVGGGLSGQAGAVRHGISKALTYYEPALRAVLKKGGFLTRDSRVVERKKYGKAKARRSFQFSKR from the coding sequence ATGGCTGAGCTTTCCTCGCTCGCAGAACTGGGCGCCGCCACCGGCAACACCAATACCCAGCCGGCAGCCCCCGTCCACGTCCAGAAGCTCGACAAGTCGGGCCGCGCCTATGCCACCGGCAAGCGCAAGAACGCCATTGCGCGCGTCTGGGTGAAGCCGGGTTCCGGCAAGATCGTCGTCAACGACAAGGAATTCGCGACCTATTTCGCGCGTCCGGTCCTGCAGATGATCCTCAACCAGCCGATCATCGCCTCCAACCGTGCCGGCCAGTACGACATCGTCGCCACCGTCGTCGGCGGCGGCCTTTCCGGCCAGGCCGGTGCGGTTCGTCACGGCATCTCCAAGGCGCTGACCTACTACGAGCCGGCGCTGCGCGCCGTGCTCAAGAAGGGCGGCTTCCTGACCCGCGACAGCCGCGTCGTCGAGCGCAAGAAGTACGGCAAGGCGAAGGCCCGCCGTTCCTTCCAGTTTTCCAAGCGCTAA
- a CDS encoding AAA family ATPase, with protein sequence MAYRKQLTRLKAPYLKRILLDPERVSDWEKYPWNLPPLFRGREFELEFTTPITIIVGENGTGKSTLIEAIGALAGYDEAGGGKGYRPVDHSIAIDKSGAVLANAFRGRWLPKVTAGWFFRAESFYSVARYLDQAALEDPFKPPPPDFLSWSHGEGFIRFFEERCRRQGIYILDEPESTLSPSRQIELLKMLRRMDQSGTAQVIMATHSPLLMACPGARLFRISRFGLDPADFRDTDHFRMLRDFSNDPDGFLAEALYEDEA encoded by the coding sequence ATGGCCTACCGCAAGCAGCTGACACGGCTCAAGGCGCCCTATCTCAAGCGTATCCTGCTCGATCCGGAGCGGGTGTCGGACTGGGAAAAATACCCCTGGAACCTGCCGCCGCTGTTTCGCGGCCGCGAATTCGAACTCGAATTCACCACGCCGATCACCATCATCGTCGGCGAAAACGGCACCGGTAAATCCACGCTTATCGAGGCGATTGGCGCGCTGGCCGGCTATGACGAGGCCGGCGGCGGCAAAGGCTACCGCCCGGTCGACCATTCCATCGCCATCGACAAGAGCGGCGCCGTACTGGCGAACGCGTTTAGGGGCCGCTGGCTGCCAAAAGTCACTGCCGGCTGGTTCTTTCGTGCCGAATCTTTCTATTCCGTTGCCCGCTACCTCGACCAGGCAGCGCTGGAAGATCCCTTCAAGCCACCGCCGCCGGACTTCCTGTCCTGGTCGCATGGCGAGGGGTTTATTCGCTTTTTCGAGGAACGCTGCCGCCGGCAAGGCATCTACATCCTCGACGAGCCCGAGAGCACGCTGTCGCCGTCGCGCCAGATCGAACTGCTGAAGATGCTGCGGCGCATGGACCAGTCGGGCACCGCGCAAGTGATCATGGCGACGCACTCGCCGCTGTTGATGGCTTGTCCCGGCGCGCGGCTGTTCCGGATCAGCCGGTTCGGGCTCGATCCCGCGGACTTTCGTGATACCGACCACTTCCGCATGTTGCGCGATTTCAGCAATGACCCGGATGGTTTTCTCGCCGAGGCGTTGTATGAGGACGAGGCATGA
- a CDS encoding class I SAM-dependent methyltransferase — protein MSSPEPIKFTDGAAYERFMAPWSRSAGALFLDWLAPDSGRAWVDVGAGNGAFTELILAKSAPSSVCAIDPSDAQIATARQKISAKQVELSIGDAMALPYEANRFDVAVMALVLFFVPDPRKGASEMLRVTKPGGIVASYTWDVMRGGTPTQHLWEEMDAMGKPAARPPSAEVSRFAALKALWAELGIRDVETRELVVERTFADFDDYWLSMVVSSPSGIVGKLSDAESAELKRRLKDRLPASATGAITVHAWSTAIKGRKAA, from the coding sequence ATGTCGTCACCCGAACCGATCAAATTCACCGACGGCGCGGCTTACGAGCGCTTCATGGCTCCCTGGAGCCGATCCGCCGGGGCTTTGTTCCTCGACTGGCTGGCGCCGGACTCCGGACGGGCCTGGGTTGATGTCGGTGCCGGCAACGGCGCGTTCACTGAGCTCATTCTAGCGAAGTCCGCCCCTTCGTCCGTTTGCGCGATCGATCCCTCCGACGCGCAGATTGCGACTGCTCGGCAAAAAATCTCGGCAAAGCAGGTCGAGCTGTCGATTGGCGATGCGATGGCCCTTCCCTACGAAGCCAACCGCTTCGACGTCGCGGTGATGGCGCTGGTGCTGTTCTTCGTCCCCGACCCGCGCAAGGGCGCCTCGGAAATGCTCCGCGTCACCAAGCCCGGCGGCATTGTCGCGTCCTACACCTGGGACGTCATGCGCGGCGGCACCCCTACGCAGCATTTGTGGGAGGAGATGGACGCGATGGGCAAACCGGCCGCACGTCCGCCGAGCGCTGAGGTCTCGCGTTTCGCGGCGCTGAAGGCGCTTTGGGCGGAGCTCGGCATCCGCGATGTCGAGACGCGCGAGCTTGTCGTCGAACGCACCTTCGCTGACTTCGACGATTATTGGCTATCCATGGTCGTGAGCAGCCCGAGCGGAATCGTCGGGAAGCTGTCGGATGCGGAGAGCGCGGAGCTGAAACGCCGGCTAAAGGACAGACTGCCGGCAAGCGCCACGGGAGCGATCACGGTTCACGCCTGGTCGACGGCGATCAAGGGGCGAAAGGCCGCTTAA
- a CDS encoding type II toxin-antitoxin system HicB family antitoxin: MKNYFALVDKDPDSAFGIRFPDIPGCFSAADVAEDIVPNAVEALQLWAEDMPVPEPSSHEAIVALPDIRNALAEGGYLVSVPLIDNDSAVVRANVTFERGVLRAIDAAARERGITRSAFLSSAARREIEAKH; this comes from the coding sequence ATGAAGAACTATTTCGCCTTGGTCGACAAAGATCCCGACAGCGCGTTCGGTATCCGCTTTCCCGACATTCCGGGCTGCTTTTCGGCTGCGGACGTTGCGGAAGACATCGTACCCAACGCAGTTGAAGCTTTGCAATTGTGGGCGGAGGACATGCCCGTTCCAGAACCGTCCAGCCACGAAGCGATCGTCGCCCTCCCCGACATACGCAACGCGCTTGCCGAAGGCGGCTATCTGGTCTCGGTGCCGCTCATCGACAATGACAGCGCCGTGGTCAGGGCGAACGTAACTTTCGAGCGCGGCGTTTTGCGGGCGATCGACGCCGCGGCACGCGAGCGTGGTATTACGCGATCGGCGTTCCTTTCGAGCGCTGCTCGCAGGGAAATCGAAGCAAAGCATTGA